A single genomic interval of Stieleria maiorica harbors:
- a CDS encoding RrF2 family transcriptional regulator → MKLTTQTDYALRTLMFLATRSSRANVRDIATLFGISVNHVAKVVNLLAREGYILSTRGVGGGIELAKPAEEISVGQVVAAMETDMHLLSCVGSDDSCVIHSFCKLKGVLAEAERVQREYLDGVTLADVVPTRRQLNRVQ, encoded by the coding sequence ATGAAGCTGACCACTCAGACCGATTATGCGTTGCGCACGTTGATGTTTTTGGCGACGCGATCGTCTCGCGCAAACGTACGTGATATCGCAACACTGTTTGGGATCTCGGTCAATCATGTGGCGAAGGTCGTCAATTTGCTCGCACGCGAAGGCTACATTCTTAGCACCCGAGGCGTCGGCGGGGGGATCGAATTGGCGAAGCCAGCGGAGGAAATTTCCGTCGGGCAGGTCGTCGCTGCCATGGAAACCGACATGCATCTGCTTTCCTGTGTCGGCAGCGATGACTCCTGTGTCATCCATTCGTTCTGTAAGCTCAAGGGCGTGTTGGCCGAAGCCGAGCGCGTGCAGCGCGAATACCTTGACGGTGTGACGCTTGCGGACGTGGTCCCGACGCGTCGGCAACTCAATCGTGTGCAGTAA
- the hmpA gene encoding NO-inducible flavohemoprotein, with product MLSEQTIRIVKEITPLVAANAETITRRFYERMFQANPEVKAFFNQSHQHTGGQQKALAGAICAYFTHIDNPAVLMPAVELIAQKHCSLGIKAEHYPIVGSNLLAAIKDVMGDAATDEIIDAVAEAYGFLADIFIGRESAIYRQQQAAPGGWNGTRTFVVTKKVAESDVVTSFYLTPEDAGPLPPFKPGQYITVHIDHPHTPTSPRNYSLSDRPGQPHYRISVKREERLTADAPDGLISSHLHDAIDEGHHIKLGPPCGEFTVDPAAVARPVVLLAGGIGVTPLLSMAKSIAHANPDVPIYFLQAARNSRVHAFADELRNLAEVASNVQTHVVYDQPLPGDVEDGRCDAVGVVTTELLRDWTPYADAEFYFCGPKPFMQSIHASLRELGVDEHRVRYEFFGPKQELDAAVPA from the coding sequence ATGCTGAGCGAACAAACGATTCGAATCGTCAAAGAAATCACCCCCCTGGTCGCCGCCAATGCCGAAACGATCACGCGGCGATTTTACGAGCGGATGTTCCAGGCCAATCCCGAGGTCAAGGCGTTTTTTAATCAATCACACCAACACACCGGCGGCCAACAGAAGGCGTTGGCCGGGGCGATTTGTGCCTATTTCACGCACATCGACAATCCCGCCGTGCTGATGCCCGCGGTCGAACTGATCGCCCAGAAACATTGTTCGTTGGGCATCAAAGCCGAACACTATCCGATCGTCGGCAGCAATCTGCTCGCGGCGATCAAAGACGTGATGGGCGACGCGGCGACCGACGAGATCATCGACGCCGTTGCAGAAGCGTACGGTTTCTTGGCAGACATCTTCATCGGTCGCGAGTCAGCGATCTACCGGCAGCAGCAGGCGGCACCGGGCGGCTGGAACGGGACACGGACCTTTGTCGTCACCAAGAAAGTCGCCGAAAGTGACGTCGTCACTTCGTTTTATTTAACGCCCGAGGACGCGGGGCCACTGCCGCCGTTCAAACCCGGTCAGTACATCACGGTTCACATCGATCATCCGCACACACCAACTTCCCCACGCAACTACAGCTTGTCGGATCGTCCCGGTCAACCGCACTATCGCATCAGCGTCAAGCGCGAAGAAAGGCTGACTGCCGACGCGCCCGACGGTTTGATCTCCAGCCACCTGCATGACGCAATCGACGAAGGCCACCACATCAAACTCGGACCGCCTTGTGGCGAATTCACGGTGGACCCTGCGGCAGTGGCCCGGCCGGTCGTGTTGCTCGCCGGCGGTATCGGAGTGACGCCGCTGTTGTCGATGGCGAAGTCGATCGCCCATGCGAATCCCGACGTGCCGATCTACTTCCTGCAAGCGGCGCGCAATAGCCGCGTTCACGCGTTCGCCGACGAACTCCGCAATCTGGCCGAAGTTGCGTCGAACGTGCAGACCCACGTCGTCTACGATCAGCCGTTGCCGGGGGACGTCGAGGACGGAAGGTGTGATGCGGTCGGAGTCGTGACGACGGAGTTGCTGCGTGACTGGACGCCGTATGCGGACGCCGAGTTTTATTTCTGCGGACCCAAACCATTCATGCAAAGTATCCACGCGAGCCTGCGGGAACTCGGTGTCGATGAACACCGCGTGCGTTACGAATTCTTCGGGCCGAAGCAAGAGCTGGATGCCGCAGTCCCCGCGTAA
- a CDS encoding sodium:calcium antiporter → MSFEDYSIGANLSVFAVGALLVWGAGTKLSKYVDLIADRTGLGKAFAGALLLGGATSLPELATTLTASSSGAAELAGTNLLGGVVMQIAVLGLIDAFVLRGQPLTLFSPRSSLLMAGIMLIGLVAMASAAVTSGELYSWKGIGIWPIALFAAYLLSMGVIYRYEGDPRWEPRGEIAQPPESARDLKDAHRDAFKGVSMARLVASFLLASLVVLVGGFLVARAGETISEQTGIGQSIIGATLVALATSLPEVSTTYSAARFGAYSMAAANILGTNSLEIALFLPAELAYREGPIFDAMQPPVAFLGALGILVTCLYLWGILERRDRTILGMGVDSFAVLTVYAGGMAIYWTL, encoded by the coding sequence ATGAGCTTCGAAGACTATTCCATCGGCGCCAATCTTTCCGTGTTCGCTGTCGGTGCGCTGTTGGTGTGGGGAGCAGGAACCAAGCTCAGCAAGTACGTCGACTTGATCGCGGACCGGACGGGGCTGGGCAAAGCGTTTGCCGGTGCGCTGCTGTTGGGTGGCGCGACGAGCCTGCCGGAATTGGCCACGACGCTCACCGCCTCGTCTTCCGGTGCCGCCGAGCTTGCCGGGACGAACCTGTTGGGGGGCGTCGTGATGCAGATCGCGGTGCTCGGTTTGATCGACGCGTTCGTGTTGCGCGGTCAACCGCTGACGCTGTTTTCACCACGGTCGTCGTTGCTGATGGCGGGCATCATGCTGATCGGGCTGGTCGCGATGGCATCCGCCGCGGTCACGAGCGGCGAACTCTATTCGTGGAAAGGCATCGGCATTTGGCCGATCGCGTTGTTTGCCGCCTACCTGCTTTCGATGGGCGTGATCTACCGCTACGAAGGCGATCCGCGATGGGAGCCGCGCGGCGAGATCGCTCAGCCGCCCGAGTCTGCCCGCGACCTAAAGGACGCGCACCGGGACGCTTTCAAAGGCGTCTCGATGGCGCGGTTGGTCGCTTCGTTCCTGCTGGCGTCGTTGGTGGTGCTCGTCGGCGGGTTTCTTGTCGCCCGAGCCGGCGAAACGATTTCGGAGCAAACCGGGATCGGGCAAAGCATCATCGGTGCGACGCTGGTTGCCCTGGCGACCAGTTTGCCGGAGGTCAGCACGACCTATTCCGCCGCGCGATTCGGGGCCTACAGCATGGCCGCGGCAAATATCTTGGGGACCAACAGCCTGGAGATCGCGCTGTTCTTGCCTGCCGAACTCGCCTATCGAGAAGGCCCCATTTTTGATGCCATGCAACCACCGGTCGCGTTTCTCGGCGCGCTCGGGATCCTGGTGACTTGCTTGTACCTGTGGGGGATTCTCGAACGACGCGACCGGACGATCCTGGGGATGGGAGTCGACTCCTTTGCCGTGCTGACCGTGTACGCCGGTGGCATGGCGATCTACTGGACGCTGTAG
- a CDS encoding aconitate hydratase, with amino-acid sequence MASSITHQLIESHLVSGSPDPDSEIGLRIDQTLTQDATGTLVMLELEAMGLDRAKTDVSVQYVDHNLLQEDHKNPDDHLFLESAAERFGLWFSRPGNGVSHPLHQERFGKPGATLLGSDSHTCAAGALGMLAIGAGGLEVAMAIAGEPMFVKMPRVWNVRLEGELPDWVSAKDIILELLRRHDVKGGVGWILEYSGEGLSGLSAMDRHVIANMGAELGATASVFPSDEQTRRFLRSQRREQDWIEISAEPGVHYDREDVIELSTLEPLIALPTSPGNVVPVREVAGKPIYQAYVGSSANPGYRDFAVVAEMVSGRRVADGVSLDINPTSRQILQNLARDGHVLSLLQAGARLHQAGCNGCIGMGQAPATNRISLRTVPRNFPGRSGTREDAVHLCSPETAAASALTGKITDPREMDGRYPRIEDPDKPIINTDQFTPPPSSSAGEQVDLVKGPNIKSLPEFQPLADSLQVKILLSVGDNVSTDEIMPAGARVLPFRSNIARIADYTYIDVDPSYVDRAKAHEGVHAIVGGVNYGQGSSREHAAIAPHSLGLRLVIAESFARIHWQNLINFGILPLTIESAREHFQSDDVLSIDQPAKQLRAGIDVTVINQTRSTRLTAHHGLSQRQQDVLIAGGLIPWMRSRI; translated from the coding sequence ATGGCTTCAAGCATCACCCATCAACTGATTGAAAGCCATTTGGTTTCCGGTTCGCCGGATCCGGACAGTGAAATCGGACTGCGAATCGATCAGACATTGACACAGGACGCGACCGGGACGCTGGTCATGCTTGAACTCGAAGCGATGGGGTTGGACCGCGCGAAAACGGACGTGTCGGTTCAATACGTCGATCACAACTTGCTGCAAGAAGACCATAAAAACCCGGACGACCATCTCTTTTTGGAAAGTGCCGCAGAGCGATTCGGACTTTGGTTCAGCCGCCCCGGCAATGGCGTCAGCCACCCGCTTCACCAGGAGCGTTTCGGCAAGCCCGGTGCGACGCTACTCGGTTCTGACTCGCACACCTGCGCCGCCGGCGCGCTGGGTATGTTGGCGATCGGGGCGGGCGGACTGGAAGTCGCAATGGCGATCGCCGGAGAGCCGATGTTTGTCAAAATGCCGCGTGTCTGGAACGTGCGTTTGGAAGGTGAGTTGCCCGATTGGGTCAGCGCCAAAGACATCATCTTGGAGCTGTTGCGACGACACGACGTCAAAGGCGGCGTGGGTTGGATTCTGGAGTACAGCGGCGAGGGGCTCAGTGGATTGTCGGCAATGGATCGGCACGTGATCGCCAACATGGGCGCCGAATTGGGCGCGACGGCCAGCGTGTTTCCTTCGGACGAACAAACGCGGCGTTTCTTGCGGTCCCAGAGACGTGAGCAGGATTGGATCGAAATCTCTGCCGAACCGGGGGTGCATTACGATCGCGAAGACGTCATCGAATTGTCCACGCTCGAACCGTTGATCGCGCTTCCCACCAGTCCTGGGAACGTGGTCCCGGTTCGCGAAGTCGCCGGCAAGCCGATCTATCAAGCCTACGTCGGATCCAGTGCCAATCCCGGTTACCGTGATTTTGCGGTCGTTGCGGAAATGGTCTCCGGACGCCGCGTCGCCGACGGCGTTTCGTTGGACATCAACCCGACCTCGCGACAGATCTTGCAAAACCTCGCCCGCGACGGTCACGTGCTTTCCTTGCTGCAGGCCGGTGCACGACTTCACCAGGCGGGTTGCAACGGATGCATCGGGATGGGGCAAGCACCGGCGACCAACCGCATCAGCCTGCGAACCGTCCCCCGCAATTTCCCCGGACGCAGCGGCACCCGCGAAGACGCCGTGCATTTGTGCAGTCCCGAAACCGCCGCCGCATCGGCCCTGACCGGCAAAATCACCGATCCACGCGAGATGGACGGGCGCTATCCCAGAATTGAAGATCCTGATAAGCCGATCATCAACACCGATCAGTTCACTCCACCGCCGAGCTCTTCTGCTGGAGAACAGGTCGACTTGGTCAAAGGCCCGAACATCAAGTCGCTGCCCGAATTCCAACCGCTTGCCGATTCGCTGCAGGTGAAGATCCTGCTGTCGGTCGGCGACAACGTGTCCACCGACGAAATCATGCCGGCCGGAGCCCGCGTGTTGCCGTTCCGCAGCAACATTGCCCGCATCGCCGATTACACCTACATCGACGTGGATCCATCCTACGTCGATCGAGCCAAAGCCCACGAGGGCGTGCACGCGATCGTCGGCGGTGTCAACTACGGCCAGGGTTCCAGCCGAGAACATGCAGCGATCGCTCCACACTCTCTCGGCTTACGACTGGTCATCGCCGAAAGTTTTGCACGAATTCACTGGCAGAACCTGATCAACTTTGGCATTCTGCCACTCACGATCGAATCCGCACGGGAGCACTTCCAATCCGATGACGTGTTATCGATCGACCAGCCGGCGAAACAACTTCGCGCCGGGATCGATGTCACCGTCATCAATCAAACTCGATCAACTCGCCTGACTGCCCATCATGGCCTCTCGCAGCGACAACAAGACGTGCTGATCGCCGGTGGGCTGATCCCTTGGATGCGATCGAGAATCTAG
- a CDS encoding bifunctional aminoglycoside phosphotransferase/ATP-binding protein, whose amino-acid sequence MLSDSPAMIQQPVDALRGAKTYAEATETPELIETHISYVFLTDSHVYKLKKPVDLGFLDYSTLENRERACRAEVKLNRRLAPDVYLDVVSIGRHRCGRWMIGGDAPAEDWLVKMRRLPEDRCLKQLVLVGQSDKRHAEDIASMLGAFYRGLPAVEMPNYVDRYREHIVDNGGELVARRHELPGELIHRVQAAQLQFLFQHGDEILKKRVTDGHIVEGHGDLRAEHVYMTDPPVVIDGIEFSRELRLVDTADELCFFATTCDHLNAHDLGERVLKRVCDHLDDSPDKRLLDFYRTYRACVRAKVAALRTDQTTGNAEHNAHHRAMELLKLADQYARRLDDPLALIVRGLSGTGKTTLAERIADSIGAAHLATDQIRRACFDGDNANYDVESRRLVYQKMFRQGEQQLQTRCPVVLDGTFLAPELLREAIDRLHDAGGNVVTVTCACPDDVAIDRIRRRERQGDSFSEADQTIYRRQRSESADFPANLRGIVLDTTNRVEENIKMLTAII is encoded by the coding sequence ATGCTGTCTGATTCGCCCGCGATGATTCAGCAGCCGGTCGACGCACTGCGCGGTGCGAAGACGTACGCTGAAGCGACCGAGACGCCGGAGTTGATCGAGACGCACATCTCCTATGTTTTCTTGACGGATTCGCATGTCTACAAGTTGAAGAAACCGGTGGACCTCGGCTTTCTGGATTATTCGACGCTGGAGAATCGGGAACGGGCCTGCCGTGCGGAAGTTAAACTCAACCGGCGACTGGCGCCCGATGTCTACCTGGACGTCGTGTCGATCGGTCGTCACCGCTGCGGTCGCTGGATGATCGGCGGCGACGCACCGGCTGAAGATTGGCTGGTTAAAATGCGGCGGTTGCCCGAAGACCGATGCCTGAAACAACTTGTCCTTGTTGGCCAGTCCGACAAACGGCATGCCGAAGACATCGCGTCCATGCTCGGTGCCTTCTACCGCGGTTTGCCTGCGGTGGAAATGCCGAATTACGTGGACCGCTACCGCGAACACATCGTTGACAATGGTGGCGAACTGGTGGCGCGGCGACACGAGTTACCCGGTGAATTGATCCACCGCGTTCAAGCGGCACAACTTCAGTTTCTGTTTCAACATGGTGACGAGATCCTAAAAAAGCGAGTCACCGACGGACACATCGTCGAAGGCCATGGTGATTTGCGTGCCGAGCACGTTTACATGACCGATCCGCCCGTGGTGATCGACGGGATCGAATTCAGCCGCGAACTTCGATTGGTCGACACGGCGGATGAATTGTGTTTCTTTGCGACCACATGCGATCACTTGAACGCCCATGACCTGGGCGAACGCGTGTTGAAGCGTGTCTGTGATCACTTGGATGATTCACCGGACAAACGACTACTCGACTTCTATCGCACCTATCGGGCGTGCGTGAGAGCAAAGGTTGCCGCGCTGCGAACCGACCAGACGACGGGCAACGCGGAGCACAACGCGCATCACCGAGCGATGGAGTTGCTGAAACTCGCCGACCAATACGCCCGTCGCCTCGACGATCCACTCGCATTGATCGTTCGTGGACTCAGCGGCACAGGGAAAACGACGCTGGCCGAGCGGATCGCCGATTCGATCGGTGCAGCTCACCTGGCGACAGATCAGATTCGTCGCGCTTGTTTCGATGGCGACAACGCGAATTACGATGTTGAATCTCGCCGCTTGGTTTATCAGAAAATGTTCCGACAAGGCGAACAGCAACTCCAAACGCGATGCCCGGTCGTTCTGGATGGTACCTTTCTGGCCCCCGAACTGCTGCGAGAAGCGATAGACCGACTTCACGACGCGGGTGGCAACGTGGTGACGGTGACGTGTGCTTGCCCCGATGACGTCGCCATCGATCGGATTCGCCGACGGGAGCGACAAGGCGATTCGTTTTCGGAAGCCGACCAGACCATCTATCGCAGGCAGCGCAGCGAGTCTGCGGACTTCCCGGCAAATCTGCGCGGGATAGTGCTCGACACCACAAACCGCGTCGAAGAGAATATCAAGATGCTCACCGCGATAATCTAA
- a CDS encoding NADPH-dependent assimilatory sulfite reductase hemoprotein subunit — translation MPTEERKKSKVELIKEASDGLRGSIAAELADSSTDHVQDATTKLLKFHGTYQQDDRDLRKSRRKEGLGKAYSFMVRNRIPGGKMTAAQFLGELDIADELGNGTIRITTRQSIQLHGVVKNNLWDVIHRINAMKLSTQSACGDVTRNVCCCPAPLRHDGLRDQLQQLADEIADHVRPRTGAYHEIWIKDPETGRREQVVGAPDDSEHDPIYGEAYLPRKFKIALALCSDNCIDVYDNDLGLLGVTEGDTLIGFNVLVGGGMGTTPSKKQCFPALAKRLAFVQTQHLRAVITAVIMVQRDLGNRADRSQARLKYTIADMGLPAFKTKVEQYLDQAESICGMPRGTVPRPLPDPHPDDVTGHDDHMGWHEQGDGKWFLGLPIENGRVKDEGDLRLKTALRELFRHHVSNCRLTAQQNLLLCDIAPEQRPTIKSILADHGVVTVEQISNARRFSFACPALPTCGLAVTESERALPGVIDDLEAELNDLGLSAEQFSIRMTGCPNGCARPYNADVGLVGRSMDGKTGEGRYTVFLGGNLRGNQMAAIYKDQVPRSEIAVTLRPVFLRFKQERAAGESFGDFCDRIGVEELSRPCEVAD, via the coding sequence ATGCCCACAGAAGAACGCAAGAAGTCAAAAGTTGAACTGATCAAGGAAGCCAGCGACGGGCTTCGTGGCAGCATCGCGGCCGAGCTGGCCGATTCCTCCACCGACCATGTCCAAGACGCGACGACGAAGCTGTTGAAGTTTCACGGGACCTACCAGCAGGACGATCGTGATCTGCGAAAGTCGCGACGAAAAGAAGGACTCGGCAAAGCGTATTCCTTCATGGTTCGCAATCGCATTCCCGGCGGAAAGATGACCGCCGCGCAATTTCTCGGCGAACTCGACATCGCCGACGAACTTGGCAACGGGACGATCCGGATCACAACCCGGCAGAGCATTCAGTTGCACGGGGTGGTCAAGAATAACTTGTGGGACGTGATTCATCGGATCAACGCGATGAAGCTGTCCACGCAATCGGCTTGTGGTGACGTGACACGAAACGTGTGCTGCTGCCCGGCTCCGCTGCGGCATGACGGTTTGCGAGACCAGCTGCAGCAATTAGCCGACGAAATCGCCGACCATGTCCGCCCCAGAACCGGTGCCTATCACGAGATATGGATCAAAGACCCGGAAACCGGCCGGCGTGAGCAAGTCGTCGGCGCACCGGACGACTCGGAGCACGACCCGATCTACGGCGAAGCCTACCTGCCGAGAAAATTCAAGATCGCATTGGCGCTGTGCAGCGACAACTGCATCGACGTCTACGACAACGACCTGGGACTTCTGGGAGTGACCGAAGGCGACACGCTGATCGGGTTCAACGTCTTGGTCGGCGGCGGGATGGGGACAACGCCCAGCAAGAAGCAATGTTTTCCGGCATTGGCAAAGCGTCTGGCGTTTGTTCAAACCCAGCATCTGCGGGCCGTCATCACGGCGGTCATCATGGTGCAGCGGGACCTCGGCAACCGCGCCGACCGCAGCCAGGCACGTCTGAAGTACACGATCGCCGACATGGGATTGCCGGCGTTCAAGACCAAGGTCGAACAATACCTCGACCAGGCCGAGTCGATCTGTGGCATGCCCCGTGGAACGGTCCCACGACCGTTGCCTGATCCCCACCCCGACGACGTGACCGGCCACGACGACCACATGGGCTGGCATGAACAAGGGGACGGAAAGTGGTTTTTGGGGCTGCCGATCGAAAACGGACGCGTCAAGGACGAAGGTGATTTGCGACTCAAGACGGCGCTGCGCGAACTGTTTCGCCACCATGTTTCCAATTGCCGGCTGACCGCCCAGCAAAACCTCTTGTTGTGCGACATCGCACCGGAGCAACGACCGACCATCAAATCCATCCTGGCCGACCACGGTGTTGTGACGGTTGAACAAATCAGCAATGCGCGTCGATTCTCCTTTGCTTGCCCGGCGCTGCCGACCTGTGGCCTGGCCGTCACCGAAAGCGAACGAGCGTTGCCGGGTGTGATCGATGATCTCGAAGCGGAACTCAACGATTTGGGCCTGTCCGCCGAGCAGTTTTCGATTCGCATGACGGGATGTCCCAATGGCTGTGCCCGACCCTACAACGCCGATGTCGGATTGGTCGGGCGCAGCATGGATGGAAAAACCGGCGAAGGTCGCTACACCGTGTTCCTAGGCGGCAATCTTCGCGGCAACCAGATGGCGGCAATCTACAAAGATCAAGTGCCGCGCAGTGAGATCGCGGTGACGCTGCGGCCGGTGTTCCTTCGATTCAAACAGGAGCGAGCCGCCGGCGAAAGCTTTGGTGATTTCTGTGACCGGATCGGTGTCGAGGAACTGTCCCGACCCTGCGAGGTCGCCGATTAA
- a CDS encoding GyrI-like domain-containing protein produces MKIETHPVRMLYGIETRVSGECDDQISALWERFHSEGLIDDMPERVDDFLIAAYLEYEGDRSGARTYFLGCEVFDACCPEEGFAIREIPAGTYAVFQSRGDQPGSLAETWQQIRSGNLRRNFLADFEIHDPADPSSVAIYIGLTDQCVTAHD; encoded by the coding sequence GTGAAGATCGAAACACACCCCGTCCGAATGCTCTATGGAATCGAAACGCGCGTCTCCGGTGAGTGCGACGATCAGATCAGCGCCCTGTGGGAGCGGTTCCATTCCGAGGGCCTGATCGACGACATGCCCGAGCGTGTCGATGACTTTCTGATCGCGGCCTACCTGGAATACGAAGGCGATCGTTCCGGGGCCCGCACGTACTTTCTGGGCTGCGAAGTGTTCGACGCCTGCTGTCCAGAGGAAGGGTTTGCCATCCGTGAGATTCCCGCCGGCACCTACGCCGTTTTTCAGTCCCGCGGTGACCAGCCGGGCTCCTTGGCTGAAACTTGGCAACAGATCCGATCGGGCAACTTACGCCGCAACTTTCTCGCCGATTTCGAGATCCATGATCCGGCCGATCCGAGCTCGGTGGCCATCTATATCGGGCTCACAGATCAATGCGTTACTGCACACGATTGA
- a CDS encoding c-type heme family protein gives MKNPTRLAFSLCILTISILVLVVDESPGRANEPAAVAHGQAAAPEVPPSTTVPEARARAVLLYESMHGALQVAHRDLFDEDDAHAIPSASLEDVFDALAEQYSVELKWLIVETDIVNVDHQADDEFEKAAVVALKAGKPRHEAVEPSRYRFAGPIRLASQCLKCHVKHRTSTEDRTAGLLISMPLRLDQ, from the coding sequence ATGAAAAATCCAACAAGGCTCGCGTTTTCCTTGTGCATTCTGACGATCTCGATCCTGGTGCTGGTTGTCGACGAGTCGCCGGGGAGGGCCAACGAGCCTGCGGCGGTGGCACACGGGCAAGCGGCCGCCCCAGAGGTCCCACCCTCGACAACTGTTCCCGAAGCCCGTGCGCGGGCCGTGTTGCTCTACGAATCGATGCATGGAGCGTTGCAGGTGGCTCACCGAGACCTGTTTGATGAAGACGACGCCCACGCGATCCCGTCCGCTTCGCTCGAAGACGTCTTTGACGCATTGGCCGAACAATACTCCGTGGAACTCAAATGGCTGATCGTCGAAACCGACATCGTCAACGTTGACCATCAGGCCGACGATGAATTCGAAAAGGCGGCGGTCGTCGCGCTCAAGGCAGGGAAGCCCCGGCACGAAGCGGTCGAGCCATCTCGCTATCGATTCGCCGGCCCGATCCGTCTGGCGTCACAATGCTTGAAATGTCACGTCAAACACCGAACCAGCACGGAAGACCGAACCGCGGGGCTATTGATTTCGATGCCGCTCAGGCTCGATCAGTGA
- the coxB gene encoding cytochrome c oxidase subunit II produces MRPELIDDVSQSALDPAGVGAARIADLFHWMVGGGVVIWLIVIGLAVYSIVVPRGHRPRLTKTLVIGGGAVVPTIVLSSLLCYALAMLPDLHQPPPTGSLTVQVSGVRWWWRVQYRTDNGQTIETANEIRLPVGEAVDFKLTSEDVIHSFWIPSLGGKVDMIPGRMTRLKLHPTRVGTFRGVCAEYCGTAHAQMRFDVIVMRRPEFDDWLSSQRSEAREPAQQPAIRGSVLFKRKGCGACHTIRGTEAQGRVGPDLTHLASRISLGAAIKPNHTENLRRWITETHHVKPGVTMPAFQSLDEGEVDAIVAYLEQLH; encoded by the coding sequence ATGCGTCCTGAATTGATCGACGATGTTTCACAATCGGCGCTCGACCCGGCGGGAGTCGGTGCCGCACGAATCGCCGATCTGTTCCATTGGATGGTCGGTGGCGGGGTAGTGATCTGGTTGATCGTCATCGGGTTGGCGGTCTATTCGATCGTAGTTCCCAGGGGACACCGCCCTCGATTGACCAAGACGCTCGTGATCGGCGGTGGCGCCGTCGTTCCGACGATTGTGCTGTCATCGCTGCTGTGCTACGCGTTGGCGATGCTGCCGGATCTTCACCAACCTCCGCCGACGGGAAGCCTGACCGTTCAGGTCAGCGGCGTGCGTTGGTGGTGGCGCGTTCAGTATCGAACCGACAATGGCCAAACGATCGAAACGGCCAATGAGATTCGATTGCCCGTCGGCGAAGCGGTCGATTTCAAGTTGACCAGCGAAGATGTGATCCATTCGTTTTGGATCCCTTCCCTCGGCGGCAAGGTGGACATGATTCCAGGGCGCATGACCCGTTTGAAACTTCACCCGACACGGGTTGGTACGTTCCGCGGGGTCTGCGCCGAGTACTGCGGCACGGCCCACGCCCAGATGAGATTCGATGTGATCGTGATGCGGCGGCCGGAGTTTGACGATTGGCTGAGCAGTCAACGCAGTGAGGCTCGAGAACCGGCACAGCAACCGGCGATCCGTGGAAGCGTGTTATTTAAACGCAAGGGCTGTGGCGCCTGTCATACGATCCGAGGCACGGAGGCACAGGGCAGGGTCGGTCCCGATCTGACACATCTGGCCAGCCGCATCAGCCTGGGCGCCGCCATCAAGCCGAATCATACCGAGAACCTGCGTCGCTGGATCACCGAGACACACCACGTCAAACCGGGGGTGACGATGCCGGCGTTTCAATCGCTCGACGAAGGCGAGGTGGATGCCATTGTCGCGTACTTGGAGCAACTGCATTGA